In the Helianthus annuus cultivar XRQ/B chromosome 11, HanXRQr2.0-SUNRISE, whole genome shotgun sequence genome, one interval contains:
- the LOC110869155 gene encoding RNA polymerase-associated protein LEO1, translating to MARSRVGIKGSNQRRIKQRDEDSDESDEEYKVTDEDLDESDECYSLDGDESEEISADFGKSKRVSRSRKTRRTSSGKKVNGINKPRKRRRVCYTEDDDDENDDEDDADFMPWNRETNQVNKPMEKKISYTEVDDGGGGDDDDEDDDGEEDDYKEFVFSVGNRKPRTKPREKKRVVYTEDEDGDGGGDDEQEEEVADEDDAEFMSWDREVNQVNKSTERKRDSFTEVDDDGGSDDDGGGDNDGDEEFVFSGRSRKQRKKPREKKRVVYTEDDEEEVADEDDAEFTSFDRKANQIKTPTAIWRDSYTEKDDDEEDDEEEDEDEEYYAEFASLGRKRNQRKKPQEKKVVYTEDDEDDANDEEYMYSGRKVNQKKNLWGKSEVSYTEEEEEDDDDDDDDDDDDLGVVSASRKRNQISKRREKRIVSYKEDNQEEEEESDAEFKLSESDFVDDEDETPKMKKNKGLRSHPQKKNVPRGRKKSKKTKNPTKPKQRNHKSGPKLGSSKEKPITNKTKTENRSKISKKRKHRADWQRAMAESDSDFVSSASSDHEYTISEEEREQMREASIYCANLRAKLRSSSCGNQEKQPAYEQKKYPMRKGKEKVEDVKDDIGKQVCGICLSEEQKRTMRGVLNCCRHYFCFACIMEWSKVESRCPLCKQRFTTITKSAKSDTGFDLRTVVVAVPECDQVYEPSEEELRGYLDPYENVICTECQNGGDDALMLLCDICDSSAHTFCVGLGREVPEDNWYCEGCRPTVFGTLNSDRRLSNNASNLSSPSPIPGGFDLNELYVPETPLTQQTRVLPEPNPASSGTVATTLRERRRLHRQRHHQLLNSNRMNDLVGRSSGTSASSSGIRLFGSQLDQARVSVSQNDHIFPYSRTDQLSVQVQNSNLASADVALQDEHVALPEYKMGICTDPPVH from the exons ATGGCAAGAAGCAGGGTTGGGATCAAAGGAAGTAATCAGAGAAGGATTAAACAAAGAGACGAGGATTCAGACGAATCAGACGAGGAATATAAGGTGACCGATGAGGATTTGGATGAGTCAGACGAATGTTATTCCTTAGATGGTGATGAATCAGAAGAGATATCAGCTGATTTCGGAAAGTCAAAGAGAGTTTCTAGATCAAGAAAGACCCGGAGGACTTCTTCAGGTAAAAAGGTAAATGGGATTAATAAGCCTCGGAAAAGAAGAAGAGTTTGTTAtacagaagatgatgatgatgagaatgatgatgaagatgatgcagATTTTATGCCTTGGAACAGAGAAACTAACCAGGTCAACAAGCCTATGGAAAAGAAGATATCATATACAGaagtggatgatggtggtggtggtgatgatgatgatgaagatgacgaTGGTGAGGAAGATGACTATAAAGAATTTGTGTTTTCGGTTGGAAACAGAAAACCGAGAACGAAGCCTCGGGAAAAGAAGAGGGTTGTATATACGGAAGACgaggatggtgatggtggtggtgatgatgagcaggaggaggaggttgCTGATGAAGATGATGCAGAATTTATGTCTTGGGACCGAGAAGTTAACCAGGTAAATAAGTCAACGGAAAGGAAGCGGGATTCATTTACAGAAGTGGATGATGATGGCGGTAGTgatgatgatggcggtggtgataatgatggtgatgaagaattTGTGTTTTCAggtagaagcagaaaacagagaAAGAAGCCTCGGGAAAAGAAGAGGGTTGTATATACTGAAGACGATGAGGAGGAGGTTGCTGATGAAGATGATGCAGAATTTACGTCTTTTGATAGGAAAGCTAACCAGATAAAGACACCTACAGCAATATGGAGGGATTCTTATACAGAAAaggatgatgatgaggaggatgatgaggaggaggaTGAGGACGAGGAATACTATGCAGAATTTGCGTCTTTGGGAAGGAAGAGAAACCAAAGAAAGAAGCCTCAGGAAAAGAAGGTTGTATATACagaagatgatgaggatgacGCCAATGATGAGGAATATATGTATTCAGGTAGGAAAGTAAACCAGAAGAAGAATCTTTGGGGGAAGAGCGAGGTTTCATacacagaagaagaagaagaagatgatgatgatgatgatgacgacgatgatgatgatttgggGGTTGTATCTGCAAGTAGGAAGAGAAACCAGATAAGCAAGCGCCGTGAAAAGAGGATAGTTTCATATAAAGAAGACAAccaggaagaggaagaggaaagTGATGCAGAATTTAAGCTAAGTGAGAGTGattttgttgatgatgaagatgaaactccaaagatgaagaaaaacaaaGGATTGAGGTCTCATCCACAGAAGAAGAATGTTCCGAGAGGACGGAAAAAgagcaaaaaaacaaaaaaccccACAAAACCAAAACAACGGAATCACAAATCTGGCCCAAAGTTAGGTTCTTCTAAAGAGAAACCAATCACGAACAAAACCAAGACGGAAAACCGAAGCAAGATCTCTAAAAAACGAAAGCACAGGGCGGATTGGCAGAGGGCAATGGCGGAATCTGATTCCGATTTCGTTAGTTCCGCATCATCTGATCACGAGTACACCATctcagaagaagaaagagaacaAATGAGAGAAGCCAGCATATACTGTGCCAATTTGCGTGCTAAATTGAGAAGCTCTTCATGTGGAAATCAAGAAAAACAGCCAGCATATGAACAAAAGAAGTATCCAATGCGAAAAGGTAAGGAAAAGGTTGAAGACGTGAAAGACGACATTGGAAAGCAAGTTTGCGGAATTTGTTTATCAGAAGAACAGAAGCGAACCATGAGAGGTGTCCTAAATTGTTGTCGCCATTATTTTTGTTTTGCGTGCATTATGGAATGGTCTAAAGTTGAATCTCGTTGCCCTCTCTGCAAGCAAAGgtttacaacaataacaaaatccGCAAAGTCAGACACCGGTTTTGACTTAAGGACTGTCGTCGTAGCCGTTCCCGAGTGCGATCAG GTTTACGAACCATCTGAGGAAGAACTAAGGGGTTATCTCGACCCATATGAAAATGTGATTTGTACCGAATGCCAAAATGGCGGGGATGATGCATTGATGTTATTATGCGACATATGTGATTCATCTGCACATACTTTTTGTGTCGGTTTAGGACGGGAAGTACCTGAAGATAATTGGTACTGTGAGGGATGTAGACCTACCGTTTTCGGAACCCTAAATTCAGATAGAAGATTAAGTAACAACGCATCGAATTTATCATCACCATCTCCAATTCCTGGTGGTTTTGATCTTAACGAGTTATACGTACCCGAAACACCATTAACGCAACAAACTAGGGTTCTTCCTGAACCTAACCCCGCGTCTTCCGGAACCGTAGCAACCACATTAAGAGAGAGACGAAGATTACATCGTCAAAGACATCATCAGTTGTTAAATAGCAATAGAATGAATGATTTAGTTGGTAGATCTAGTGGAACATCGGCTTCTTCTTCGGGAATTAGATTATTTGGCTCCCAACTCGATCAAGCTCGGGTTTCAGTTTCTCAAAATGATCATATTTTTCCTTATTCAAGAACAGATCAGTTATCTGTACAAGTACAAAATTCAAATTTGGCTTCTGCTGATGTGGCATTGCAAGATGAACATGTGGCATTGCCGGAATACAAGATGGGTATCTGCACCGATCCGCCTGTGCACTAA